The Ancylobacter sp. SL191 nucleotide sequence CAGGTCAGCACGGCCTCCGAGACCCTGCATCGCACCGCGCGGCAGATGTCCTCGGCCGCCGACCAGACCTCCTCGCAGTCCACCGCGGTTGCGGCGGCGGCGGAGGAGGCCTCGACCAATGTCATCATCGTCGCTTCCTCGGCCGAGGAACTCGGCGCCTCGGTTGACGAGATTTCCCGGCAGGTCGAGCAGTCCGCCGCCATGTCCGCCAGCGCAGTCAAGGAAGCGGAGAAGACCGGCGCCGTGATGCAGGAGCTCTCACAGGGCGCCGCGCGCATCGGCGACGTGCTGGAACTGATCAACGCCATCGCCGCCCAGACCAACCTTCTCGCCCTCAACGCCACCATCGAGGCGGCACGCGCCGGCGAGGCGGGTCGCGGCTTCGCGGTGGTCGCCGCCGAGGTGAAGAACCTCGCCGACCAGACCGCCAAGGCGACCGACGAGATCGCGAGCCAGATCCGCGCCATCCAGAGCACCACCAAGGACGCGGTCGGCGTGATCCTCGGCGTCGGCCAGCAGATCCGGCAGATGAGCGACGTCGCCGCGAGCATCGCCACGGCGGTGGAGGAACAGGGCATGGCGACGCGCGAGATCGTGCGCAACGTCGACCAGGCCGCCGGCGGCACCAACTCGGTGAGCAGCCACATCACCGACGTCGCCAACACCGCGAAGCAGACCGGCGCGGCGGCAGGCGAGGTGCTCTCTGCGTCCTCCGCGCTGAACGAGCAGGCCCGCCAGCTCCAGAGCGAGTTGCAGCGCTTCCTCGATACGGTGCGGGCGGCCTGAGCGAACCGCTTCCGTTGGGATGAGGCACCCCCAACATGGGCCTATGCCGGCCGGCTCCGCGTGAGCCGGCCGATGGCGAAGAGAGCCAGCACCGCGCCGGACCCTATGAGGCTGGTGATGACAATGGCGAACACCGTCCCCATCACTTCCATCATCACGGCAAAGGCGAAGGGTGCGGCGGCGCCGACGATCAGGCGGATGGCCGTCACCTCGCCTTGACGGGCGCCGAAGCCGGCCGCGCCGAACAACTCCAGCGGCAGCGTCCCGCCGACGATGCTGTACAGCCCATTGCCCATGCCGAACAGCAGGGCAAAGGCCACAGCGCCGATGAAGGAGGGGGCGGTGGTCACGAGCAGCAACAGCGACGCCGGCAGCAATCCGGCCGATATCATGGCCAGCGCGAATTGCGGCAGGTCGCGGCCCAGCATCATGTTGACCAGCCGGCTCGCGACCTGCGCCGGGCCGAACAATGTTCCGGCCAGCACGGCCAAGGTTCCGATGCCGAGCCCCCCGAGCATCGGCACCATGTGCACCAACACAGCCGAACTGACGAAGCTCTGCAACGCGAAGGCGAGGGCCATCAGCACGAAACCCTGCCTGCGCCACGCCTCCGGCAAGCGCCCGCGGGCCAATGGCCGCGCCACCCCCGCTGGTGCACCCTCCTCCCCCGCAATGGCCCGCGACGGGCGCGCCAGCCAAAGATGGATCGGCAGGGCGATCAGTAGATGGCCGAGCGCAAAGAGAAGATACACCTGCCGCCAGTCCAGAGCGTGCTCCAGCCAGACGGTGAGCGGCCAGAACAGAGTCGAGGCAAAGCCGGCAATCAGCGTGAGATAGACAATGCTGCGCTGGGCCCCGGCGCCGTGCCGCTGGCTCAGCAACGGGAAGGCGGCGCCGTACTGCACCAGAGTGGATGCCATCTCCATTGCGATAAGCGCGAGGGCGAAGACCGGACCGGAGGGCGCCAGCGCACCCGCGACAAGGGTCAGCGCTGCCGCCACCGATCCGACCGCCATCAGCCGGGCGGCACCGCAACGATCAATCGCCCGCCCCACAAAGGGCGCGACCAGACCGCCGCTCAGCAGAGCGAGCGAGAGGGCGCCATAGAGCCACTCCATCGGCCAGCCGAACCCCTGCGCCATCGACGGCGCCAGCAGACTGAAGCTGTAATAGAGCGTGCCGTAGCCGATGATCTGGGACACGCCCAGCGCGGCGATCTCCAGCCGGGGACGCATGCTCAGATCGACGCCAGCCCGGTGCGGGCAGCGAGCGCCTCCGCCGCCTCCTTGCGCTCGCTGTAGCGGTCGGTGAGATGGCCCGACACATCGCGGGTCAGCAGGGTGAACTTCACCAGTTCCTCCATCACGTCGACCACCCGGTCGTAATAGGGGGACGGACGCATCCGGCCGGACTCATCGAACTCCTCATAAGCCTTCGCGACCGAGGACTGATTGGGGATGGTGACCATCCGCATCCACCGGCCGAGCACGCGCATCTGGTTGACCGCGTTGAAGCTTTGCGACCCGCCGCTGACCTGCATCACCGCCAGCGTG carries:
- the arsK gene encoding arsenite efflux MFS transporter ArsK gives rise to the protein MRPRLEIAALGVSQIIGYGTLYYSFSLLAPSMAQGFGWPMEWLYGALSLALLSGGLVAPFVGRAIDRCGAARLMAVGSVAAALTLVAGALAPSGPVFALALIAMEMASTLVQYGAAFPLLSQRHGAGAQRSIVYLTLIAGFASTLFWPLTVWLEHALDWRQVYLLFALGHLLIALPIHLWLARPSRAIAGEEGAPAGVARPLARGRLPEAWRRQGFVLMALAFALQSFVSSAVLVHMVPMLGGLGIGTLAVLAGTLFGPAQVASRLVNMMLGRDLPQFALAMISAGLLPASLLLLVTTAPSFIGAVAFALLFGMGNGLYSIVGGTLPLELFGAAGFGARQGEVTAIRLIVGAAAPFAFAVMMEVMGTVFAIVITSLIGSGAVLALFAIGRLTRSRPA